A stretch of Paludisphaera borealis DNA encodes these proteins:
- a CDS encoding RNA recognition motif domain-containing protein has protein sequence MAKKLYVGNLTYNVNESDLEALFTPFGTVQSAQIIVDRDTNRSKGFAFVEMSSDAEAQAAIQGLDGRDHDGRNLTVNEAKPREPRSGGGGGGGGRSGGYGGGGGRY, from the coding sequence TTGGCCAAGAAGCTGTACGTCGGTAACCTCACCTACAATGTCAACGAATCCGACCTGGAGGCGTTGTTCACGCCGTTCGGGACGGTGCAGAGCGCCCAGATCATTGTTGATCGGGACACCAATCGCTCGAAGGGTTTCGCCTTCGTGGAAATGAGCTCGGACGCCGAAGCGCAGGCGGCCATCCAAGGGCTTGACGGTCGTGACCACGACGGCCGGAACCTCACTGTCAACGAAGCCAAGCCCCGCGAGCCCCGTTCGGGTGGCGGCGGTGGTGGTGGCGGCCGTAGCGGTGGTTACGGCGGCGGCGGCGGCCGGTATTGA
- a CDS encoding IS110 family transposase, which translates to MDIVHDRCAGLDVHKKTVVACVRHINPDGSVASVVHTFGTMTADLLALADWLDAHGVREVAMESTGVYWKPIFHILEGRFDVMLVNAGRLKQVPGRKTDVKDAEWIAQLLQHGLLSPSFIPKPEIRELRDLTRQRTELVRDRAAVANRLQKTLEDANVKLGSVASDVLGASGRAMIRAIIDGQDDPEKLADLAKQRLRGKIPELRRALLGRVTDHHRFVLRLLTDQIDALERLIERLDERIDEAMRPFDEAAGRLQGIPGVGDRAAEVIVGEIGPDVESFPTAGHLCSWAGLCPGNDQSAGKRRSGKTTKGSPWLRSLLVQSAWSASHAKNTAFSICYRRWVPRLGKKKALIAVAHKILVVIWHLLKNGADYRERQLPAPAA; encoded by the coding sequence ATGGACATCGTTCACGATCGCTGCGCCGGGCTCGACGTCCACAAGAAGACCGTCGTCGCCTGCGTCCGCCACATCAACCCCGACGGCTCGGTCGCCTCGGTGGTCCACACCTTCGGCACGATGACCGCCGACCTGCTGGCCCTGGCCGACTGGCTCGACGCCCACGGCGTCCGCGAGGTCGCCATGGAGAGCACGGGCGTCTACTGGAAGCCGATCTTCCACATCCTGGAAGGGCGATTCGACGTGATGCTGGTCAACGCCGGGCGGCTCAAGCAGGTCCCCGGCCGCAAGACCGACGTCAAGGACGCCGAGTGGATCGCCCAGTTGCTCCAGCACGGCCTGCTGTCGCCCAGCTTCATCCCCAAGCCGGAGATCCGCGAGCTTCGCGACCTGACCCGGCAGCGCACCGAGTTGGTCCGCGACCGCGCCGCGGTGGCCAATCGCCTCCAGAAGACGCTGGAGGACGCCAACGTCAAGCTGGGGTCGGTGGCCAGCGACGTCCTGGGGGCCTCGGGGCGCGCCATGATCCGGGCGATCATCGACGGCCAGGACGACCCGGAGAAGCTGGCCGATCTGGCCAAGCAGCGGCTCCGGGGCAAGATCCCCGAGCTGAGGCGGGCGCTGTTGGGCCGGGTCACCGACCACCACCGCTTCGTGCTCCGGCTGCTGACGGATCAGATCGACGCGTTGGAACGCCTGATCGAGCGGCTGGACGAGCGGATCGACGAGGCCATGAGGCCGTTCGACGAGGCGGCGGGCCGGCTCCAGGGGATCCCCGGAGTGGGGGATCGGGCGGCGGAGGTGATCGTGGGGGAGATCGGGCCGGACGTGGAGTCGTTCCCGACCGCGGGCCACCTCTGCTCCTGGGCGGGGCTGTGCCCGGGCAACGACCAAAGCGCCGGCAAACGCCGCAGCGGCAAGACGACCAAGGGGAGTCCGTGGCTGCGTTCGCTCCTGGTGCAGTCGGCGTGGTCGGCCAGCCACGCCAAGAACACCGCCTTCAGCATCTGCTACCGTCGATGGGTCCCACGACTCGGGAAAAAGAAGGCTCTGATCGCCGTGGCGCACAAGATCCTGGTGGTGATCTGGCACCTGCTCAAGAACGGGGCCGACTACCGCGAACGCCAACTACCAGCCCCTGCAGCCTGA
- a CDS encoding DUF1572 family protein, with protein sequence MNETSDPTTLGEAFVSESRRQLAESVALIRHCLGQLDDDEVWRRPRDDMNSIANLLLHLAGNLRQRFQAVISGDPDDRNRFGEFTERSAIPKADLLGRFEDSAGKADAALAKLAPEQLVETRRYMLLAGSEEKSVLGIVIQALTHLNGHAQEILHLTRMQLGDRYAFRQPGGVPPEMRTNRG encoded by the coding sequence ATGAATGAGACCAGCGATCCAACCACGTTGGGCGAAGCGTTTGTGAGCGAGTCGCGCCGGCAGCTTGCGGAGAGCGTCGCCCTGATCCGCCACTGTCTGGGGCAGCTCGACGACGATGAGGTCTGGCGGCGGCCTCGCGACGACATGAACAGCATCGCCAACCTGCTCTTGCACCTGGCGGGGAACCTCCGTCAGCGGTTCCAGGCGGTCATCTCCGGCGATCCCGACGATCGCAACCGGTTCGGCGAATTCACCGAACGGAGCGCGATCCCCAAGGCCGACCTCCTCGGCCGGTTCGAGGATTCCGCCGGGAAGGCCGACGCGGCGCTGGCGAAGCTCGCGCCCGAACAGCTCGTCGAGACCCGGCGCTACATGCTGCTCGCCGGTTCGGAAGAGAAGTCGGTGCTGGGGATCGTGATCCAGGCCCTCACCCATCTGAACGGCCATGCCCAGGAGATCCTCCACCTGACCCGGATGCAACTCGGCGACCGTTACGCCTTCCGCCAGCCCGGCGGCGTTCCTCCCGAGATGAGAACCAACCGCGGTTGA
- a CDS encoding ADP-ribosylglycohydrolase family protein encodes MKGPIDDAPAGRLSGVLLGTALGDALGLACEGMSAEAIARRFGVVDRFRMLGRTGFVSDDTEQSALIAQSLAKFPDDVDACVRSFQRSLLGWFCRLPWGVGMATIRSCLRMGLGLSPSGVMSAGNGAAMRAAVIGVFFQDRPNERSTFGRALAEVTHRDPRAVEGALFVAEAASCCAGSSPGAHRTALLVQARSVVDDLELGMAIDRGLSLAEKGADTHDAAQVCGTSGFVVHTVAFAAYCFASHGAEPMRALTEAIGAGGDADSIAAILGAWLGALHGESNLPESLIDRIHDGAFGPTHLRSLAACLAERREGRSSRVPRYFAGGGPGPQPGVVSRRPGTRISSTRAVLTGRAIGQEGGRGQAHILDHALGPCQPRRIASQLAPAHNLRGFRHAPNPRPEPSSWN; translated from the coding sequence ATGAAGGGGCCGATCGACGACGCGCCGGCTGGGCGGCTGTCCGGGGTCTTGCTGGGCACGGCGCTGGGCGACGCGCTGGGGTTGGCTTGCGAGGGGATGTCGGCCGAGGCGATCGCGCGGCGGTTCGGGGTGGTGGATCGGTTTCGGATGCTGGGACGGACGGGATTCGTCTCCGACGACACGGAGCAGTCGGCCTTGATCGCCCAGAGTCTCGCCAAATTCCCGGACGACGTCGACGCGTGCGTTCGGAGCTTTCAGCGTTCGCTTCTGGGGTGGTTTTGCCGGCTCCCGTGGGGCGTGGGGATGGCGACGATCCGCTCGTGCCTCCGCATGGGTCTGGGACTCTCTCCGAGCGGCGTGATGTCGGCCGGCAACGGAGCGGCGATGCGGGCGGCGGTGATCGGCGTGTTTTTTCAGGACCGGCCGAACGAGCGAAGTACCTTCGGGCGGGCCCTGGCGGAGGTGACGCACCGCGACCCTCGCGCGGTCGAGGGCGCCCTGTTCGTCGCCGAGGCGGCCTCGTGCTGCGCCGGGAGTTCTCCAGGGGCGCATCGTACGGCGTTGCTCGTCCAGGCCCGGAGTGTGGTGGACGACCTCGAACTGGGCATGGCGATCGATCGCGGGTTGAGCCTTGCGGAGAAGGGGGCGGACACGCACGACGCCGCGCAGGTTTGCGGGACGTCGGGCTTCGTTGTGCACACCGTCGCGTTCGCCGCCTACTGTTTCGCGAGTCACGGCGCCGAGCCGATGCGAGCCTTGACCGAAGCGATCGGCGCGGGGGGCGACGCCGATTCGATCGCGGCGATCCTCGGGGCGTGGCTGGGGGCGCTCCACGGCGAGTCGAACTTGCCAGAGTCGCTTATCGACCGGATCCACGACGGCGCGTTCGGTCCGACCCACCTGCGATCGCTCGCGGCCTGCCTGGCGGAACGTCGCGAGGGGAGGTCGAGCCGCGTCCCTCGGTATTTCGCCGGCGGCGGCCCTGGCCCGCAACCTGGCGTTGTATCCCGTCGTCCTGGGACACGGATTTCGTCGACTCGCGCCGTTCTGACCGGCAGGGCAATCGGTCAGGAAGGAGGAAGAGGCCAGGCCCACATCCTGGACCATGCTCTCGGGCCGTGCCAGCCCCGTCGGATTGCATCGCAGCTTGCGCCGGCGCACAATCTGCGTGGATTTCGACACGCCCCAAACCCCCGCCCGGAGCCCTCCTCGTGGAATTGA
- a CDS encoding BlaI/MecI/CopY family transcriptional regulator yields MSHEAPEPLTAAEWKVMKIVWRRKSCAARDVYEEAGVEHGWAPSTTKTLLRRLIDKGHLTATAVGTSYLYRPSRPAWKSLAGAADSLLDKTLEGLDGKLLAYMVQRSRLTSDDLAQLRSLLEQHPAGGDAASKVESAATSETGPEEAP; encoded by the coding sequence ATGTCTCATGAAGCCCCCGAGCCGCTGACGGCGGCCGAGTGGAAGGTAATGAAGATCGTCTGGCGGCGAAAGAGCTGCGCCGCGAGGGACGTATACGAAGAGGCCGGGGTAGAGCACGGCTGGGCGCCGAGCACGACGAAGACGCTGTTGCGTCGGTTGATCGACAAGGGGCATTTGACGGCGACGGCGGTCGGCACGAGCTATCTGTACCGCCCGTCTCGGCCGGCCTGGAAGTCGCTCGCCGGGGCGGCCGACAGCCTGCTGGACAAGACCCTCGAAGGGCTCGACGGCAAGCTGCTGGCCTACATGGTGCAGCGGAGTCGTTTGACGTCCGACGACCTGGCGCAGCTTCGGTCGTTGCTCGAACAGCATCCCGCCGGGGGCGACGCCGCGTCGAAGGTGGAATCGGCGGCGACATCGGAGACCGGTCCCGAGGAGGCGCCATGA
- a CDS encoding carbon-nitrogen hydrolase family protein, whose protein sequence is MKRSIRTCVVTLGLAGSAMLMVGLEPAAGSSGESKADRPPRKVVVATVVLSRHGAYPGLDARLKALGGVIDEMARQASEKHPGRGLDLAILPETIVTSPHGSAAERAIPLDGPVRETFSTLARKHATYIVAPMDLAESGPKGTIYSNAAVLFDRRGEVAGIYRKVRPVAVLGTDALEAGVTPGKTYPVFDCDFGKLGIQICWDVQFEDGWAALAEKGAEIVAWPTASPSTAQPASRAARHRYFVVSSTPREDATVFEPTGLVAAQVEKPGEILIHQLDLSYAVLGWSEPLENGKALTDKFGERAGGHYEPREDLGMFWSNDPKTTIGEMIRSLGLEELDAQVRRNRRLQDAARGEPAR, encoded by the coding sequence ATGAAGCGGTCGATTCGGACGTGCGTCGTGACGCTCGGCCTCGCCGGCTCGGCGATGCTGATGGTCGGACTCGAACCGGCCGCGGGGTCGAGCGGCGAGTCGAAGGCCGATCGGCCGCCGCGGAAGGTGGTCGTCGCCACCGTCGTCCTCAGCCGGCACGGCGCGTACCCCGGCCTCGACGCGCGGCTGAAGGCGCTGGGCGGGGTGATCGACGAGATGGCCCGCCAGGCGTCCGAGAAACACCCCGGTCGCGGGCTCGACCTGGCGATCCTGCCCGAGACGATCGTGACATCCCCCCATGGGTCCGCCGCCGAGCGGGCGATTCCGCTCGACGGACCGGTCCGGGAGACCTTCTCCACCCTGGCCCGGAAGCACGCGACCTACATCGTCGCCCCGATGGACCTCGCCGAGAGCGGGCCGAAGGGGACGATCTACTCCAACGCCGCCGTGCTCTTCGATCGCCGGGGCGAGGTGGCGGGGATCTATCGCAAGGTCCGTCCGGTGGCCGTGCTCGGCACCGATGCGCTCGAGGCCGGCGTCACGCCGGGCAAGACGTACCCGGTCTTCGACTGCGATTTCGGCAAGTTGGGAATCCAGATCTGCTGGGATGTTCAATTCGAGGACGGCTGGGCGGCCCTGGCCGAGAAGGGCGCCGAGATCGTCGCCTGGCCCACCGCCTCGCCGTCGACGGCCCAGCCGGCGTCGCGAGCCGCCCGACACCGCTATTTCGTCGTGTCGAGCACTCCTCGCGAAGACGCCACGGTCTTCGAGCCGACCGGCCTCGTCGCCGCCCAGGTCGAGAAACCAGGCGAGATCCTGATCCACCAGCTCGACCTCAGCTACGCCGTGCTCGGGTGGTCGGAGCCGCTCGAAAACGGCAAGGCGCTGACCGACAAGTTCGGCGAGCGGGCGGGGGGCCATTACGAGCCCCGGGAAGACCTCGGCATGTTCTGGTCGAACGACCCCAAGACGACCATCGGCGAGATGATCCGGTCGCTCGGACTTGAGGAACTCGACGCCCAGGTCCGCCGCAACCGGCGGCTGCAAGACGCCGCCCGAGGCGAGCCCGCGAGGTGA
- a CDS encoding transaldolase family protein produces MTMPIQSLIASGGKVWLDSIDPDEVARNRVWGITGATSNPIIVTDLVETGRLDKDLERFFREGLDDYETAWRTTDVLVSQAQEAFLHVWEATRGDDGYVSFELDPLLEDSEPRVSAGGRPPDRLDAEQRTQHYIDLGKRWSEGRRNRMIKVPATPSGLAALEELAAAGVTVNVTLTFTPRQYVAARDALWRGARRRRSLDAFKSVYSIFVSRVDVYTDKHVPDLSPPAQGQVGIANAKRIWRMNQEFWADKGLPLKQEIVFASTGVKKPDDPPWKYVEAFAGSDIETNPPATNAKVQASGRTFPRAVDRPLPDDVSAEIDAKVDMVRLEAVLMAEGLKKFADPQEALLDLIARKRRES; encoded by the coding sequence ATGACGATGCCGATCCAGTCCTTGATCGCCTCGGGCGGCAAGGTGTGGCTTGATTCCATCGACCCGGACGAGGTGGCCCGCAATCGCGTTTGGGGGATCACGGGGGCCACGTCCAACCCGATCATCGTCACCGATCTGGTCGAGACGGGGCGGCTCGACAAGGATCTTGAACGGTTTTTCCGCGAAGGGCTCGACGACTACGAAACGGCCTGGCGAACGACCGACGTGCTCGTCAGCCAGGCCCAGGAAGCGTTCCTGCACGTCTGGGAAGCGACGCGCGGCGACGACGGCTACGTCAGCTTTGAACTCGACCCGCTCCTGGAAGATTCCGAGCCGCGCGTTTCGGCGGGAGGTCGGCCGCCAGATCGCCTTGATGCGGAACAGCGGACGCAGCACTACATCGACCTCGGCAAGCGCTGGAGCGAAGGCCGTCGCAATCGCATGATCAAGGTTCCCGCCACGCCGAGCGGCCTGGCGGCGCTGGAGGAGCTGGCGGCGGCCGGCGTGACGGTCAATGTCACCTTGACCTTCACGCCCCGACAGTACGTCGCGGCCCGAGACGCCCTCTGGCGGGGCGCGCGGCGGCGGCGGTCGCTGGACGCGTTCAAGTCGGTCTACAGCATCTTCGTCAGCCGGGTCGACGTGTATACGGATAAGCACGTGCCTGACCTGTCGCCGCCGGCGCAGGGCCAGGTGGGCATCGCCAATGCCAAGCGGATCTGGCGCATGAACCAGGAGTTCTGGGCCGACAAGGGACTGCCGCTGAAGCAGGAGATCGTCTTCGCCAGCACAGGCGTGAAGAAGCCCGACGATCCGCCCTGGAAGTACGTCGAGGCGTTCGCGGGCTCGGACATCGAAACGAATCCGCCGGCCACGAACGCCAAGGTTCAAGCCAGCGGCCGCACGTTCCCCCGCGCGGTGGATCGGCCGCTCCCCGACGACGTGTCGGCGGAGATCGACGCCAAGGTCGACATGGTCCGCCTTGAGGCCGTCCTGATGGCCGAGGGCCTCAAGAAGTTCGCCGACCCTCAGGAAGCGCTGCTGGACCTAATCGCCCGGAAGCGTCGGGAATCCTAG
- a CDS encoding glycine cleavage system protein R, translating into MPKKFVLTLTGPDRIGIVENVTGLLLDRGGNVETSRMARLGGEFAVLMLVSMPEERFADLEGAFDELKTQGYKVGTTPADRTHAESHVGWLPYVIEVHGADHEGIIHEVARHLAQHGISIEEMDSESAPASTSGVPVFAMSARVLVPPDESVRGWETGLEEIGWRLNLEIDVIAMET; encoded by the coding sequence ATGCCGAAGAAATTCGTCCTGACCCTGACCGGCCCCGACCGGATCGGGATCGTTGAGAATGTGACCGGGCTGCTGCTCGATCGAGGCGGGAACGTCGAGACCAGCCGCATGGCGCGGCTCGGCGGCGAGTTCGCCGTCTTGATGCTCGTCTCGATGCCGGAGGAGCGATTCGCCGACCTGGAAGGGGCCTTCGACGAGCTGAAGACCCAGGGTTACAAGGTGGGGACCACCCCCGCCGACCGAACCCACGCCGAGTCGCACGTCGGCTGGCTGCCCTACGTCATCGAGGTCCACGGCGCCGACCACGAGGGGATCATCCACGAGGTCGCCCGCCATCTCGCCCAGCACGGCATCAGCATCGAGGAGATGGACTCGGAATCGGCCCCCGCGTCCACCAGCGGCGTCCCCGTGTTCGCCATGTCGGCCCGGGTGCTCGTCCCTCCGGACGAGTCCGTCCGGGGCTGGGAGACGGGACTCGAAGAGATCGGCTGGCGGTTGAACCTGGAGATCGACGTCATCGCAATGGAAACCTGA
- a CDS encoding dienelactone hydrolase family protein encodes MGKTSAFEDVVKPVRITTGPVTLDGDLAVPEGARGIVVFAHGSGSGRRSPRNRFVAETLHEGGLATLLFDLLTEDEERQERFTRHLRFDIGLLAGRLLDATDWLAGQPVAGGLKVGYFGASTGGGAALAAAAERPEAVAAVVSRGGRPDLAGEDALARVRAPTLLIVGGDDTTVIALNRQAMARMSAAVSLEIIPGASHLFEERGALEEVARLARDWFERYLAPAETGSSGR; translated from the coding sequence ATGGGCAAGACATCGGCATTCGAGGACGTTGTGAAGCCGGTCCGGATCACGACGGGACCGGTTACGCTTGACGGCGATCTGGCCGTCCCAGAGGGCGCGCGGGGGATCGTCGTGTTCGCCCACGGCAGTGGCAGCGGCCGGCGCAGCCCGCGCAACCGATTCGTGGCCGAGACCCTGCACGAGGGGGGGCTGGCGACTCTCCTGTTCGACTTGCTCACCGAAGATGAAGAGCGTCAGGAGCGGTTCACACGCCACCTGCGGTTCGACATCGGCCTGCTGGCCGGGCGGCTCCTCGACGCCACCGATTGGCTGGCAGGTCAGCCAGTCGCGGGCGGTCTGAAGGTCGGCTATTTCGGGGCCAGCACGGGCGGAGGCGCTGCACTGGCGGCGGCGGCCGAGCGGCCCGAAGCCGTCGCCGCCGTCGTCTCTCGCGGCGGCCGACCCGATCTGGCCGGCGAAGACGCGTTAGCCCGCGTCCGCGCTCCCACGCTCTTGATCGTCGGCGGCGACGACACGACGGTCATCGCCTTGAACCGCCAGGCGATGGCCCGGATGTCGGCGGCGGTTTCGCTGGAGATCATCCCGGGGGCTTCGCACCTGTTCGAGGAGCGAGGCGCGCTGGAGGAAGTCGCCCGGCTGGCGCGCGATTGGTTCGAACGCTACCTGGCACCGGCCGAGACCGGATCGAGCGGGAGATAA
- a CDS encoding DUF3137 domain-containing protein, producing MGWFGPSQDEVWGRLSEEIGAQFMPGGFWKRAKVQKRVDQWTILLDTFTRQHGQHHHVVYTRLRAPFVNPDGFRFTVYRAGFLSGLGKYLGMQDVEIGDPEFDDAFVVKGNDESRLVDLFADPKLRELLASLPRMRVEVKDSEGWFGPSFPPDADELYFTTRGVLKDLDQLKGCFAVFSALLHRLCVIGAAHKYDPGVRL from the coding sequence ATGGGCTGGTTCGGGCCGAGTCAAGACGAGGTTTGGGGACGACTCAGCGAGGAGATCGGCGCTCAGTTCATGCCTGGAGGTTTCTGGAAGCGAGCCAAGGTTCAGAAGCGGGTCGACCAGTGGACGATCCTCCTCGACACGTTCACCCGCCAGCACGGTCAGCACCACCACGTCGTCTACACCCGCCTGCGCGCGCCGTTCGTCAATCCCGACGGCTTCCGGTTCACCGTTTATCGAGCGGGCTTCCTCAGCGGCCTGGGCAAATACCTCGGGATGCAGGACGTCGAGATCGGCGACCCGGAGTTCGACGACGCGTTCGTCGTGAAGGGGAACGACGAATCGCGCCTCGTCGATCTGTTCGCCGACCCGAAGCTCCGCGAGCTGCTCGCGTCGCTCCCACGGATGCGCGTGGAAGTCAAGGACAGCGAGGGCTGGTTCGGCCCGAGCTTCCCACCGGACGCCGACGAGCTTTACTTTACAACCCGCGGCGTGCTCAAGGACCTTGACCAGCTCAAGGGCTGCTTCGCCGTCTTCTCCGCCCTGCTCCACCGCCTCTGCGTCATCGGCGCGGCGCACAAGTACGACCCGGGCGTGAGGCTCTGA